GACGGTTACAACGTTGCCACCAACGAATACGAAGACCTGGTCAAGGCCGGCGTGGTTGATCCGAAGAAGGTCACCCGCTCTGCCCTGCAGAATGCTTCGTCCATCGCTGGTCTGCTCCTGACCACTGAATGCTTGATCACCGAAGTGCCGGAGAAGGAAAAGCCGGCTCCTGCTGGTCATGGCGGCGGCCACGGCGGCGGCATGGGCGGAATGGATTACTAATTCGCTCCTAAACATCGAGGAACCGAAAATCAATGGCGAGGTTGGCATCCCCAACCTCGCCCTTTTTGTTGGTTGGATGGAGGCGCTTTGCAATTGACAGAACGAGGCATTGGAACATAGTGGAATTGGTAAAAGCCCCATTTGTTCACATGAAGCCGAAACTTCCATTCGCTTCTCCACGGTGTGAAGAGGGATTCACACTCATTGAGTTGCTGGTCGTCATTGCGATTATTGCCATCCTGGCCGGACTGTTGTTACCGGTGTTGGGTAAAGGCAAGCAAAAGGCTCAAGGATTACAATGCATGTCCAGCCACCGGCAATTAACTTTGGCCTGGAGGATGTATAGTGAGGAGAACAACGACAAGTTGCTCTATGCCAGCCATGATTGGTTGCACCCGGAATCGAGCGCCTATGCCTGGGTGCTGGGAGATCTGGATTTTAATCCAGCCAATCCTTCGAATTGGGATCCTGACGTCGATATCAAGAAAAGTCCGATTTGGCCATATTGCGGAAATTCAACTGAGATATGGAGATGTCCCGCGGACAAATCCTTTGTGACTGTGAATGGAGAACGCAAGTCGCGGGTCAGAAGCATGTCCATGAACCTCTGGGTTGGTGGGTTCGCCGGTTATGACGGTCTTTTATCCGGGGGCAATGATTTGGTTTATGGCGGCAGCAATTGGCGCATTTATCTGCGGATGTCTGACATGACCGATCCTGGACCTTCCGGAACGTTTTTGTTAATGGACATGCGTGAGGACAGCATTGATTGGGGTAACTTCGCCACGGATATGCGAGGATGGCCAGACGCGCCTGGACAGGTTGGTCTTTATGACCTGCCGGCCAGTTACCATCATCGGGCGGGCGGATTGTCCTTCGCTGATGGGCACGCTGAAATCAAGCGATGGCGCGATAACAGAACGATGCCGTCGCTCGTACCCAACGGGTTCGTGCCGGACCAATTTAGTTCGCCAAATAATCCTG
This window of the Pedosphaera parvula Ellin514 genome carries:
- a CDS encoding type II secretion system protein, translated to MKPKLPFASPRCEEGFTLIELLVVIAIIAILAGLLLPVLGKGKQKAQGLQCMSSHRQLTLAWRMYSEENNDKLLYASHDWLHPESSAYAWVLGDLDFNPANPSNWDPDVDIKKSPIWPYCGNSTEIWRCPADKSFVTVNGERKSRVRSMSMNLWVGGFAGYDGLLSGGNDLVYGGSNWRIYLRMSDMTDPGPSGTFLLMDMREDSIDWGNFATDMRGWPDAPGQVGLYDLPASYHHRAGGLSFADGHAEIKRWRDNRTMPSLVPNGFVPDQFSSPNNPDVIWLQERATRAK